The Streptomyces pactum genome contains a region encoding:
- a CDS encoding BACON domain-containing protein, with product MMRSSPETTTRTTGAHRAHREARDRTAARTLAQRPPARYDAHLDGLFTYCLSVLCDHDAATEALGDVLVLAERRGHRAPGAAGDRRAWLYALARWACLRQLAEAKQKRPSSHAAGRPGAARRRPAPQQPTPPTAARNGRDGRDAPSAPGGRDGHGAHDAPGGRDGSDAHGGRDGNDEEQQRHRRELALLAWPEAAGTTPEQREALELAVRHNLAAHEVAAVLGIDLAAARELLASAACEVERTRAALAVVETGTCPGVARLTGDNRYVLSAALRRELVRHVDDCPRCRRTAERAIPGRWPGTSVTPAELPVLEAPRAALHMAMAHVPRARGAAPRFDRRGFPMDPKDRAARRDRLRARAVTTTVVATVVAAPVLALWAAYRGTPVVEGEGGRSASATEAQSPDGLEGASAGGGYGYENAGNASTTPGTRFGRNGKADVSVEVVSVSGAGEKGTGRLEVTAGHDGDTTLVTLTAAGDAPVRWSASTGAPWLYLSQSSGTLGPGETLTIRVYVDHLREPSGHWSARVAVSPAGAVVSIEGYGTAPSPSRPDPRPSGPDDSPPPSDPGPDPSPSASAPPDPTPTDDPPPTSPGPDPTPTGDPSPTGGTGGSSPPPGEGGDPIPSTS from the coding sequence GTGATGAGGAGCAGTCCGGAGACCACGACCCGCACGACCGGTGCACACCGGGCGCACCGGGAAGCGCGTGACCGCACCGCGGCGCGCACGCTGGCGCAGCGGCCGCCCGCGCGCTACGACGCGCACCTGGACGGCCTGTTCACGTACTGCCTGTCCGTGCTCTGCGACCACGACGCCGCGACCGAGGCCCTGGGCGACGTCCTGGTGCTCGCCGAGCGCCGCGGCCACCGCGCCCCCGGAGCCGCCGGGGACCGGAGGGCCTGGCTGTACGCGCTGGCCCGCTGGGCCTGCCTGCGCCAACTGGCCGAGGCCAAGCAGAAACGTCCGAGCAGCCACGCGGCGGGCCGCCCCGGCGCCGCCCGGCGCCGCCCGGCACCGCAGCAGCCCACGCCCCCGACCGCCGCTCGGAACGGCCGCGACGGACGTGACGCACCCAGCGCACCCGGCGGACGTGACGGACACGGCGCACACGACGCACCCGGCGGACGTGACGGATCTGACGCACACGGCGGACGCGACGGGAACGACGAGGAACAGCAGCGCCACCGCCGCGAACTCGCCCTCCTCGCCTGGCCGGAGGCCGCGGGCACCACCCCGGAGCAGCGCGAGGCCCTCGAACTCGCCGTGCGCCACAACCTCGCCGCCCACGAGGTGGCAGCCGTCCTGGGCATCGACCTGGCCGCCGCCCGTGAACTGCTCGCCTCCGCCGCCTGCGAGGTCGAGCGCACCCGCGCCGCCCTCGCCGTCGTCGAGACCGGCACCTGCCCGGGCGTCGCCCGCCTCACCGGCGACAACCGGTACGTGCTGAGTGCCGCCCTGCGCCGCGAGCTGGTCCGGCACGTCGACGACTGCCCCCGCTGTCGCCGCACCGCCGAGCGCGCCATCCCCGGCCGCTGGCCCGGCACGAGCGTCACCCCCGCCGAACTGCCCGTCCTGGAGGCACCCCGCGCGGCGCTGCACATGGCCATGGCGCACGTCCCGCGCGCGCGAGGCGCGGCCCCCCGCTTCGACCGGCGCGGCTTCCCGATGGATCCCAAGGACCGCGCGGCCCGGCGGGACCGCCTGCGCGCCCGTGCCGTCACCACGACCGTCGTCGCCACCGTCGTCGCCGCCCCCGTGCTCGCCCTGTGGGCGGCCTACCGCGGCACCCCGGTCGTCGAGGGCGAGGGCGGCCGCTCGGCCAGCGCCACCGAGGCGCAGAGCCCCGACGGCCTGGAGGGCGCGTCCGCGGGCGGCGGCTACGGCTACGAGAACGCCGGCAACGCCAGCACCACCCCCGGCACCCGCTTCGGCCGGAACGGCAAGGCCGACGTCTCCGTGGAGGTCGTCAGCGTCTCCGGCGCGGGCGAGAAGGGCACCGGACGCCTGGAGGTCACGGCCGGCCACGACGGCGACACCACGCTCGTCACCCTGACGGCGGCCGGCGACGCACCGGTGCGCTGGTCCGCGTCCACCGGCGCGCCCTGGCTGTACCTGAGCCAGTCGTCGGGCACCCTCGGTCCCGGCGAGACGCTGACGATCAGGGTGTACGTCGACCACCTGCGGGAGCCGTCCGGCCACTGGAGCGCACGGGTGGCCGTCTCACCCGCCGGCGCCGTCGTCTCCATCGAGGGCTACGGCACCGCGCCCAGCCCTTCCCGCCCGGACCCGCGCCCCAGCGGGCCCGACGACTCCCCGCCCCCGTCCGACCCGGGCCCGGACCCGTCCCCGTCGGCCTCGGCGCCTCCCGACCCCACCCCCACGGACGACCCGCCGCCCACCTCGCCCGGCCCGGACCCGACACCGACCGGCGACCCGTCTCCCACCGGCGGCACGGGCGGCTCGTCACCGCCGCCCGGCGAGGGCGGCGACCCGATCCCGTCCACCTCGTAG
- the radA gene encoding DNA repair protein RadA: MAARAKSTKERPSYRCTECGWQTAKWLGRCPECQAWGTVEEYGAPAVRTTTPGRVTTSALPIGQVDGRQATARSTGVPELDRVLGGGLVPGAVVLVAGEPGVGKSTLLLDVAAKSASEEHKTLYVTGEESASQVRLRADRIKAIDDHLYLAAETDLAAVLGHLDAVKPSLLILDSVQTVASPEIDGAPGGMAQVREVAGALIRASKDRGMSTLLVGHVTKDGAIAGPRLLEHLVDVVLHFEGDRHARLRLVRGVKNRYGTTDEVGCFELHDEGITGLTDPSGLFLTRRAEPVPGTCLTVTLEGRRPLVAEVQALTVDSQIPSPRRTTSGLETSRVSMMLAVLEQRGRISALGKRDIYSATVGGVKLSEPAADLAVALALASAASDTPLPKNLVAIGEVGLAGEVRRVTGVQRRLSEAHRLGFTHALVPTDPGRVPDGMKVLEVADIGDALRVLPRSRRREAPREDADRR; the protein is encoded by the coding sequence ATGGCTGCCCGTGCGAAGTCCACCAAGGAACGGCCGTCCTACCGCTGCACCGAGTGCGGCTGGCAGACGGCCAAGTGGCTCGGCCGCTGCCCCGAATGCCAGGCCTGGGGCACGGTCGAGGAGTACGGCGCACCCGCGGTCCGTACGACGACGCCGGGGCGCGTCACCACCTCCGCGCTGCCCATCGGCCAGGTCGACGGCCGTCAGGCGACCGCCCGCTCGACCGGCGTGCCCGAGCTGGACCGGGTGCTCGGCGGCGGTCTGGTGCCCGGCGCCGTGGTGCTCGTCGCGGGCGAGCCCGGCGTCGGCAAGTCCACGCTGCTGCTGGACGTGGCGGCCAAGTCGGCGAGCGAGGAGCACAAGACCCTCTACGTCACCGGTGAGGAGTCGGCCAGCCAGGTCCGGCTGCGCGCCGACCGCATCAAGGCCATCGACGACCACCTGTACCTCGCGGCCGAGACCGACCTCGCGGCGGTGCTGGGGCACCTGGACGCGGTCAAGCCGTCGCTGCTGATCCTCGACTCCGTGCAGACGGTGGCGTCGCCCGAGATCGACGGCGCCCCCGGCGGCATGGCGCAGGTGCGGGAGGTGGCGGGCGCCCTGATCCGCGCCTCCAAGGACCGCGGCATGTCCACCCTGCTGGTGGGCCATGTCACGAAGGACGGGGCCATCGCCGGTCCGCGGCTGCTGGAGCACCTCGTGGACGTCGTCCTGCACTTCGAGGGCGACCGGCACGCCCGCCTGCGCCTGGTGCGCGGCGTCAAGAACCGGTACGGCACCACCGACGAGGTCGGCTGCTTCGAGCTGCACGACGAGGGCATCACCGGCCTGACCGACCCCAGCGGGCTGTTCCTGACCCGCCGCGCGGAGCCCGTGCCCGGCACCTGCCTGACCGTCACCCTGGAGGGCCGCCGCCCGCTGGTGGCGGAGGTGCAGGCGCTGACCGTCGACTCCCAGATCCCGTCCCCGCGACGCACCACCTCCGGTCTGGAGACCTCCCGCGTGTCCATGATGCTGGCGGTCCTGGAGCAGCGCGGCCGCATCAGCGCCCTGGGCAAAAGGGACATCTACTCGGCGACGGTCGGCGGTGTGAAGCTTTCCGAGCCGGCCGCCGACCTGGCCGTCGCGCTCGCCCTCGCCTCGGCCGCCAGCGACACCCCGCTGCCCAAGAACCTCGTCGCGATCGGCGAGGTCGGCCTCGCCGGTGAGGTGAGACGGGTCACCGGCGTGCAGCGCAGGCTCTCCGAGGCGCACCGCCTGGGCTTCACCCACGCCCTGGTGCCGACCGACCCCGGCAGGGTCCCCGACGGCATGAAGGTGCTGGAAGTCGCGGACATAGGGGACGCCCTGCGGGTGCTTCCGCGCTCGCGTCGGCGAGAGGCCCCACGGGAGGACGCGGACCGCCGGTAG
- the disA gene encoding DNA integrity scanning diadenylate cyclase DisA, giving the protein MAANDRAAAPGKSGGSAGADGLMRASLSAVAPGTLLRDGLERVLRGNTGGLMVLGSDKTVESMCTGGFVLDVEFTATRLRELCKLDGGIVLSSDLSKILRAGVQLLPDPTIPTEETGTRHRTADRVSKQVGFPVVSVSQSMRLIALYVDGQRRVLEDSAAILSRANQALATLERYKLRLDEVAGTLSALEIEDLVTVRDVSAVAQRLEMVRRIATEIAEYVVELGTDGRLLALQLDELIAGVEPERELVVRDYVPEPTAKRSRTVEEALAELDKLSHAELLELATVARALGYTGSPETLDSAVSPRGFRLLAKVPRLPGAIIDRLVEHFGGLQKLLAASVDDLQTVDGVGEARARSVREGLSRLAESSILERYV; this is encoded by the coding sequence GTGGCAGCCAACGACCGGGCAGCAGCTCCCGGAAAGTCCGGTGGGAGTGCCGGTGCCGATGGCCTGATGCGTGCCTCCCTGAGCGCGGTGGCGCCCGGCACGCTCCTTCGGGACGGCCTGGAGCGGGTCCTTCGCGGCAATACCGGCGGCCTGATGGTGCTGGGGTCCGACAAGACCGTCGAGTCGATGTGCACCGGCGGTTTCGTGCTGGACGTCGAGTTCACCGCGACCCGGCTGCGCGAGCTGTGCAAGCTCGACGGCGGCATCGTGCTGTCCTCGGACCTGTCCAAGATCCTGCGCGCCGGGGTGCAACTGCTCCCCGACCCGACGATCCCCACGGAGGAGACGGGCACCCGGCACCGTACGGCGGACCGGGTCAGCAAGCAGGTCGGCTTCCCCGTGGTCTCCGTGTCGCAGTCGATGCGGCTGATCGCGCTCTACGTCGACGGCCAGCGGCGGGTGCTGGAGGACTCCGCGGCGATCCTGTCCCGGGCCAACCAGGCACTGGCTACTCTGGAGCGCTACAAGCTGCGGCTCGACGAGGTCGCGGGCACGCTGTCGGCGCTGGAGATCGAGGACCTGGTCACCGTCCGGGACGTCTCGGCGGTCGCGCAGCGGCTGGAGATGGTGCGCCGCATCGCGACCGAGATCGCCGAGTACGTGGTGGAGCTGGGCACGGACGGGCGGCTGCTGGCGCTCCAACTGGACGAGTTGATCGCCGGTGTCGAGCCCGAGCGCGAGCTGGTCGTGCGGGACTACGTGCCCGAGCCGACCGCCAAGCGCTCGCGCACGGTCGAGGAGGCGCTCGCCGAGCTGGACAAGCTCAGCCACGCCGAGCTGCTCGAACTGGCCACGGTGGCCCGCGCGTTGGGTTACACCGGTTCTCCGGAGACCCTGGACTCGGCGGTGTCGCCGCGCGGCTTCCGGCTGCTGGCCAAGGTCCCGCGGCTGCCGGGCGCCATCATCGACCGGCTGGTGGAGCACTTCGGCGGCCTGCAGAAGCTGCTCGCCGCCAGCGTGGACGACCTGCAGACGGTGGACGGCGTCGGTGAGGCGCGGGCGCGCAGTGTGCGGGAGGGCCTGTCGCGGCTGGCGGAGTCGTCGATTCTGGAGCGGTACGTCTGA
- a CDS encoding phosphatase PAP2 family protein, protein MTFDDELYRDITGFAHDSPAWVQHTAEVWTEAGILVFGALFVVAWWRSRRDSHHAFAIAALAPLATVVAYVCSELLKSGFTQDRPCRAVAAAAPSLAGCPPPGDWSFPSNHATIAGASAVALALVRRAVVWLTAPLALLMAFSRVFVGVHYPHDVAAGLLLGTVVAAAAVRLGRRPATRLAEAMRASSAPAVRWLTGPGPAAAPATAYAASHRRR, encoded by the coding sequence ATGACCTTCGACGACGAGCTGTACCGCGACATCACCGGCTTCGCCCACGACTCCCCGGCGTGGGTCCAGCACACGGCGGAGGTGTGGACGGAGGCGGGCATCCTGGTGTTCGGCGCGCTGTTCGTCGTCGCCTGGTGGCGGTCGCGCCGGGACAGTCACCACGCGTTCGCGATCGCGGCCCTCGCACCCCTGGCCACGGTGGTGGCGTACGTGTGCAGTGAGCTGCTCAAGTCCGGCTTCACGCAGGACCGTCCGTGCCGGGCGGTCGCCGCGGCGGCGCCGTCCCTGGCCGGATGCCCACCGCCCGGTGACTGGTCCTTCCCCAGCAACCACGCGACGATAGCGGGTGCCTCGGCCGTCGCCCTGGCCCTGGTCCGGCGGGCGGTCGTCTGGCTGACGGCTCCGCTCGCCCTGCTGATGGCCTTCTCCCGGGTCTTCGTCGGCGTGCACTACCCGCACGACGTCGCCGCCGGGCTGCTGCTCGGCACCGTGGTCGCCGCCGCGGCCGTACGTCTGGGCAGGCGTCCGGCGACGCGGCTGGCCGAGGCGATGCGCGCGTCGTCGGCGCCCGCGGTGCGGTGGCTGACCGGGCCGGGCCCGGCCGCCGCCCCCGCCACCGCGTACGCCGCCTCGCACCGGCGGCGCTGA
- a CDS encoding response regulator transcription factor gives MIRVLLADDEAMVRAGVRAILASGGESEVVAEAGNGREAVELTLAHRPDVALLDIRMPRLDGLTAAEEIVRTAPGTAVAMLTTFSEQAYVARALAAGATGFLLKSGDPYELMAGVRAVAEGAAFLSPKVARYVVEDLGRGGGGGRLAREEHARARVARLSPREREVLGLVGAGLSNPEIAARLHLVEGTVKAYVSAVLDRLEVRNRVRAAIVAYEAGLVDPDA, from the coding sequence GTGATCCGGGTACTGCTGGCCGACGACGAGGCGATGGTGCGGGCCGGTGTGCGCGCCATCCTGGCGAGCGGCGGGGAGAGCGAGGTCGTCGCCGAGGCGGGCAACGGCCGCGAGGCGGTCGAACTGACCCTGGCCCACCGCCCCGACGTCGCCCTGCTGGACATCCGCATGCCCCGCCTGGACGGCCTCACGGCGGCCGAGGAGATCGTACGGACCGCCCCCGGCACCGCCGTCGCGATGCTGACCACGTTCTCCGAACAGGCCTACGTCGCCCGCGCACTGGCCGCCGGTGCCACCGGCTTCCTGCTCAAGTCCGGGGACCCCTACGAACTGATGGCGGGCGTACGGGCGGTGGCCGAGGGCGCCGCCTTCCTGTCCCCGAAGGTCGCCCGGTACGTCGTCGAGGACCTCGGCAGGGGCGGAGGCGGCGGCCGGCTCGCCCGCGAGGAACACGCACGGGCGCGCGTGGCGCGGCTCAGCCCCCGCGAACGCGAGGTGCTCGGCCTCGTCGGCGCCGGACTGTCCAACCCCGAGATCGCCGCCCGGCTGCACCTCGTCGAGGGCACGGTGAAGGCGTACGTGAGCGCGGTCCTGGACCGGCTGGAGGTACGCAACCGGGTTCGGGCCGCGATCGTCGCGTACGAGGCGGGACTGGTCGACCCGGACGCCTGA
- a CDS encoding sensor histidine kinase, whose protein sequence is MEGTRPAASARLAPLGRGALLWAALALPAVTADRIGLNEPRSPGQQLAGLGVLAVAVALSRRWPLVAFALTAGLSLAAAPALFSVSYGPALGTLALLLGLRARRPRPAVAGFAGVGAVGTARIALAGVDPAPEWLVMTGTLLFGCVFPWLVGRYWRQSRALAEAGWLRAAKLEDEQRHAEERARLRERARIAEDMHDWLGHELSLLALRAAALQVAPGLAAGHRAAAADLRAAAADATDHLHRIIGVLRDVSVDDEPAPLTPAGESIEDLVARAAESGLTVRWERRDDATAPAPEPGGITERLLHRVAREALTNAARHAPGAPVVVAVTGHARGTTVTVTNGPAAQEASPSSGGSGLLGLRAAVASVGGDFGAGPHGDGFRVRAYVPAQQTPALVPASRPAPSAPFARARRRVVLGLGAAAGAGVVLVGAAFGWYAYTETHSVLSPAAYAALRPGTPHDEVADVLPDRTVGDPPVERAPAPPAGADCRYYRSSGELLVSVDHFRLCFDGAGRLAAKDVIPRAGPSGEEHEPYERYEEYVR, encoded by the coding sequence ATGGAAGGTACGCGACCGGCCGCCTCGGCGCGCCTCGCCCCCCTCGGCAGAGGCGCTCTGCTCTGGGCCGCCCTCGCCCTCCCCGCGGTCACCGCGGACCGGATCGGGCTGAACGAGCCGCGCTCCCCGGGGCAGCAGCTCGCCGGCCTGGGCGTGCTCGCCGTGGCCGTCGCGCTCTCCCGGCGGTGGCCGCTCGTCGCGTTCGCGCTGACGGCGGGCCTGAGCCTGGCCGCGGCCCCGGCCCTGTTCAGCGTCTCCTACGGCCCCGCCCTCGGCACCCTCGCCCTGCTGCTCGGCCTGCGCGCGCGGCGGCCGCGCCCCGCGGTGGCCGGCTTCGCCGGTGTCGGCGCCGTCGGCACGGCGCGGATCGCGCTGGCCGGAGTCGATCCGGCGCCCGAGTGGCTGGTCATGACGGGCACGCTGCTCTTCGGCTGCGTCTTCCCCTGGCTCGTCGGACGCTACTGGCGGCAGAGCCGGGCACTCGCCGAGGCCGGCTGGCTCCGGGCCGCCAAGCTGGAGGACGAACAGCGGCACGCCGAGGAACGGGCCCGACTCCGCGAACGGGCCCGCATCGCCGAGGACATGCACGACTGGCTCGGTCACGAGCTGAGCCTGCTCGCCCTGCGCGCCGCCGCCCTCCAGGTCGCACCGGGCCTCGCCGCCGGCCACCGCGCCGCCGCGGCCGACCTGCGCGCCGCCGCCGCCGACGCCACCGACCACCTGCACCGCATCATCGGCGTACTGCGCGACGTGTCCGTCGACGACGAGCCCGCACCGCTGACCCCGGCGGGCGAGAGCATCGAGGACCTCGTCGCCCGGGCCGCGGAGTCGGGCCTGACCGTCCGCTGGGAACGGCGGGACGACGCCACCGCCCCGGCCCCGGAACCCGGCGGCATCACCGAACGCCTGCTGCACCGGGTGGCGCGCGAGGCGCTGACCAACGCCGCCCGGCACGCGCCGGGCGCCCCCGTCGTCGTGGCGGTCACCGGGCACGCCCGCGGCACGACGGTCACCGTCACCAACGGACCGGCCGCCCAGGAGGCGTCTCCTTCGTCGGGCGGTTCGGGCCTGCTCGGGCTGCGGGCCGCCGTCGCCTCGGTCGGCGGCGACTTCGGCGCGGGCCCGCACGGGGACGGCTTCCGCGTCCGGGCGTACGTCCCCGCACAGCAGACCCCCGCCCTCGTGCCCGCTTCCCGGCCCGCCCCCTCGGCGCCCTTCGCCCGCGCCCGCCGCCGCGTCGTCCTCGGCCTGGGCGCCGCCGCCGGCGCGGGCGTCGTCCTGGTCGGCGCGGCCTTCGGCTGGTACGCGTACACCGAGACCCACTCGGTGCTCAGCCCCGCCGCGTACGCGGCACTGCGCCCGGGCACGCCGCACGACGAGGTCGCCGACGTACTGCCGGACCGCACGGTCGGCGACCCGCCCGTCGAGCGCGCCCCCGCGCCCCCGGCGGGCGCCGACTGCCGCTACTACCGGTCGAGCGGTGAACTCCTCGTCTCCGTCGACCACTTCCGGCTCTGCTTCGACGGAGCGGGACGGCTGGCCGCCAAGGACGTCATCCCCCGCGCCGGACCGTCCGGCGAGGAACACGAGCCCTACGAGCGATACGAGGAGTACGTACGGTGA
- a CDS encoding A/G-specific adenine glycosylase gives MTAPTKPPYNGPSDPAAAPASAAVSGTPASAAVSGAPASAAVPAGERTASGVPLHAPVIDWFDEHARDLPWRRPEAGAWGVMVSEFMLQQTPVSRVLPVYEQWLARWPRPADLAAQAPGEAVRAWGRLGYPRRALRLHGAAAAITERHGGDVPADHAQLLALPGIGEYTAAAVASFAYGQRHAVLDTNVRRVFARAVTGAQYPPNATTAAERKLARALLPDDEARAARWAAASMELGALVCTAKNESCHRCPIADRCAWRLAGKPAHDGPPRRGQTYAGTDRQVRGRLLAVLREAHGPVPQAVLDQVWHEPVQRARALDGLVADGLAEPLADGLYRLPLT, from the coding sequence ATGACTGCGCCCACGAAGCCCCCGTACAACGGCCCCTCCGACCCCGCCGCGGCCCCGGCCTCCGCAGCCGTCTCCGGGACCCCCGCCTCCGCCGCCGTCTCCGGTGCGCCGGCCTCCGCCGCCGTCCCGGCCGGTGAGCGGACCGCCTCCGGTGTGCCGCTGCACGCCCCCGTCATCGACTGGTTCGACGAGCACGCCCGCGATCTGCCGTGGCGGCGCCCGGAAGCCGGCGCGTGGGGTGTGATGGTCAGTGAGTTCATGCTCCAGCAGACGCCGGTGAGCCGTGTCCTGCCCGTCTACGAGCAGTGGCTGGCCCGCTGGCCGCGCCCCGCCGACCTCGCCGCTCAGGCGCCCGGCGAGGCCGTCCGCGCCTGGGGCCGGCTCGGCTACCCGCGCCGCGCCCTGCGCCTGCACGGCGCCGCCGCGGCCATAACGGAACGGCACGGCGGCGACGTACCGGCGGATCACGCCCAACTGCTGGCGCTGCCCGGCATCGGCGAGTACACGGCCGCCGCGGTCGCCTCCTTCGCCTACGGCCAGCGGCACGCCGTACTGGACACCAACGTCCGCCGGGTGTTCGCCCGGGCGGTCACCGGTGCGCAGTACCCGCCGAACGCGACCACCGCCGCCGAGCGGAAGCTGGCGCGGGCGCTGCTGCCCGACGACGAGGCGCGCGCGGCACGCTGGGCGGCCGCCTCCATGGAGCTGGGCGCGCTCGTCTGCACGGCGAAGAACGAGTCGTGCCACCGCTGCCCGATCGCGGACCGGTGCGCCTGGCGGCTGGCGGGCAAGCCCGCGCACGACGGGCCGCCGCGGCGCGGCCAGACGTACGCGGGTACCGACCGGCAGGTGCGCGGCCGGCTGCTCGCGGTGTTGCGGGAGGCGCACGGTCCGGTGCCGCAGGCGGTCCTCGACCAGGTGTGGCACGAACCGGTCCAGCGCGCCCGGGCCCTGGACGGTCTCGTCGCCGACGGTCTGGCGGAGCCGCTGGCGGACGGGCTGTACCGGCTGCCGCTGACCTGA
- a CDS encoding SigE family RNA polymerase sigma factor codes for MTMGEVLEFEEYVRTRQDALLRSARRLVPDPVDAQDLLQTALARTYRRWSTIEDKRLADAYLRRVMINTRTEWWRARKLEEVPTEQLPESCVDDSTEQHADRALLMDVMKVLAPKQRSVVVLRHWEQMSTEETAAALGMSAGTVKSTLHRALARLREELVARDLDARALEREERERCAA; via the coding sequence TTGACCATGGGCGAGGTGCTCGAGTTCGAGGAGTACGTCCGCACCCGGCAGGACGCGCTGCTGCGCAGCGCACGGCGCCTGGTCCCGGACCCCGTCGACGCCCAGGACCTGCTGCAGACCGCGCTGGCGCGGACGTACCGCCGGTGGTCCACCATCGAGGACAAGCGGCTCGCGGACGCCTACCTGCGCCGGGTGATGATCAACACGCGGACCGAGTGGTGGCGGGCCCGGAAGCTGGAGGAGGTGCCGACCGAGCAGCTTCCGGAGTCCTGCGTGGACGACTCCACCGAGCAGCACGCGGACCGCGCCCTGCTGATGGACGTCATGAAGGTGCTCGCCCCGAAGCAGCGCAGCGTCGTGGTGCTGCGACACTGGGAGCAGATGTCAACGGAGGAGACCGCCGCCGCCCTCGGCATGTCGGCGGGGACGGTCAAGAGCACGCTGCACCGGGCGCTCGCCCGGCTCCGCGAGGAGCTGGTCGCCCGCGATCTGGACGCACGGGCGCTGGAGCGTGAGGAGCGGGAGCGTTGCGCGGCCTGA